A single window of Trueperaceae bacterium DNA harbors:
- a CDS encoding DUF1905 domain-containing protein, translating to MDHLRFEGPVWYWKGPAPHHFVSVPEDGCDYIRAAAPFVTYGWGMIPARVTIGATSWATALWPKDGGYIVPVRADVRRKEGIELGDTITVELELMEVSPAKARAAGR from the coding sequence ATGGACCACCTGCGGTTCGAGGGGCCGGTCTGGTACTGGAAGGGACCGGCTCCCCACCACTTCGTCTCCGTGCCCGAGGACGGCTGCGACTACATAAGGGCCGCCGCCCCGTTCGTGACCTACGGCTGGGGCATGATCCCGGCGCGCGTGACGATCGGCGCCACGTCGTGGGCCACGGCGCTCTGGCCGAAGGACGGCGGCTACATCGTCCCCGTCAGGGCCGACGTCCGCCGCAAGGAGGGCATCGAGCTCGGCGACACGATCACGGTGGAGCTCGAGCTCATGGAGGTCAGCCCGGCCAAGGCGCGGGCGGCGGGGCGGTGA
- a CDS encoding DinB family protein, with amino-acid sequence MEVPAELTIVFESFDRNARVTRALLDTLTMEDLNHSDGVGGYNIGQHLADLVDFRPSWLSRVSPKHAAQVPNVIDDSSPTWLGVKSIAELQAAFDAGDAAVRAAVLEAVAEGRGFEGVYETHPAHLIQHTIVHDSHHRGQILALLRQAGRPADVRQKLESESWAIWRE; translated from the coding sequence ATGGAAGTGCCGGCCGAACTGACCATCGTCTTCGAGTCCTTCGACCGCAACGCTCGGGTCACCCGCGCGCTGCTCGACACGCTGACCATGGAGGACCTGAACCACAGCGACGGCGTCGGCGGCTACAACATCGGCCAGCACCTCGCCGACCTGGTCGACTTCCGCCCGAGCTGGCTCAGCCGCGTCTCGCCCAAGCACGCGGCGCAGGTGCCCAACGTCATCGACGACAGCTCGCCCACGTGGCTCGGCGTGAAGAGCATCGCCGAGCTGCAGGCGGCCTTCGACGCCGGCGACGCCGCCGTGCGGGCGGCCGTGCTGGAGGCAGTGGCCGAGGGGCGCGGCTTCGAGGGCGTCTACGAGACCCACCCGGCGCACCTCATCCAGCACACGATCGTCCACGACTCGCACCACCGCGGGCAGATCCTGGCCCTGCTCAGGCAGGCGGGCCGACCGGCCGACGTGAGGCAGAAGCTCGAGAGCGAGTCCTGGGCGATCTGGCGGGAGTGA
- a CDS encoding ABC transporter ATP-binding protein, translated as MHETDTDTRATGEPAGDAPALRLEGVTKRFGRTVAVDGLSLEVRRGELYALLGPNGAGKTTTLRIVAGLLRPDAGDARVLGTSVLREPAEAKRRLAFLPDEPLLYGKLNPLEYLEFVAGLWGMPADAALARATELLKWLGLWDNRHDLTETFSRGMKQKLGLAGGLIHEPDVIILDEPLTGLDAADPLGGAAALLCGTAGATATAGVRLWNPVRVSRRDLFRQRRVRGDVVLAFIEGFTPHTWAVTCYLAATLSPWTAVATAVSVGLPLLGFARARGQGLAFGY; from the coding sequence GTGCACGAGACCGACACCGACACCCGGGCCACTGGGGAGCCGGCGGGCGACGCTCCGGCGCTGCGGCTCGAGGGGGTCACCAAGCGCTTCGGCCGCACCGTGGCCGTCGACGGGCTCTCCCTCGAGGTGCGCCGGGGCGAGCTCTACGCGCTGCTGGGGCCTAACGGCGCGGGCAAGACGACGACTCTGCGCATCGTCGCCGGGCTCCTGCGGCCCGACGCCGGCGACGCCCGCGTGCTGGGCACCAGCGTGCTGCGCGAGCCCGCGGAGGCGAAGCGGCGGCTGGCGTTCCTGCCCGACGAACCGCTCCTCTACGGCAAGCTGAACCCGCTCGAGTACCTGGAGTTCGTGGCGGGTCTGTGGGGCATGCCGGCCGACGCGGCGCTCGCCAGGGCCACCGAGCTCCTGAAGTGGCTCGGTCTGTGGGACAACAGGCACGACCTCACCGAGACGTTCTCGCGCGGCATGAAGCAGAAGCTCGGGCTGGCGGGCGGGCTGATCCACGAGCCGGACGTGATCATCCTCGACGAGCCTCTCACCGGCCTCGACGCCGCAGACCCGCTCGGCGGGGCCGCCGCGCTCCTCTGCGGGACGGCCGGCGCGACGGCCACGGCGGGGGTGCGCCTGTGGAACCCCGTCAGGGTCAGCCGCCGCGACCTGTTCCGCCAGCGGCGCGTGCGGGGCGACGTCGTGCTGGCCTTCATCGAGGGGTTCACCCCGCACACCTGGGCCGTGACCTGTTACCTCGCGGCCACACTGAGTCCCTGGACGGCCGTGGCCACGGCCGTGTCCGTGGGCCTGCCGCTCCTCGGGTTC